The following coding sequences are from one Enterococcus sp. 4G2_DIV0659 window:
- a CDS encoding serine hydrolase domain-containing protein codes for MNTTKINEQIETMVEQKIISGASWSTINQTDIVNHYKGKMGSTPPFNQQDIHASCYYDLASLTKVIGTTTRILQLIDEGKLHLKTSVAKVLPNYANLTMTIEDLLLHRSGLPADVTDKQSFDQTKLQKIFKQYSINQQSAIFYSDLGYLLLGWVINEIDGCSLEESFRTFIFEPLEMKQTSFYLEKKEVAVPTEQTVDRGMIQGIVHDSKAWQLAEPVGSAGLFSTLNDVNMFVAAFLLNRLPNGQPMFSESLYASILTTNYFNRTFGWEKKMNSSGQWFLYHTGFTGTSIGLKPCEGEALIVLTNRIHPTRNNQVFLERRSELYSKYF; via the coding sequence ATGAATACGACTAAAATAAATGAACAGATTGAAACGATGGTGGAACAAAAAATAATTTCTGGTGCCTCGTGGTCAACAATCAATCAAACGGACATAGTAAATCATTACAAAGGAAAAATGGGAAGCACACCACCTTTTAATCAGCAAGATATACATGCCTCTTGTTATTACGACTTAGCGTCTTTAACAAAAGTTATAGGTACAACTACAAGAATCTTGCAATTAATTGATGAAGGCAAGTTACACTTAAAAACGAGTGTTGCAAAGGTTTTACCTAACTACGCCAATCTAACTATGACAATTGAAGATTTATTACTGCATCGTTCAGGACTGCCAGCAGATGTAACAGATAAGCAGTCTTTCGACCAAACAAAATTACAAAAAATATTTAAACAATATTCAATAAATCAGCAATCTGCTATATTTTATTCTGATCTTGGTTATCTGTTATTAGGATGGGTCATTAATGAAATAGATGGGTGTTCTTTAGAGGAAAGTTTTCGAACGTTTATTTTTGAACCATTAGAAATGAAGCAAACAAGTTTTTATTTAGAAAAAAAAGAAGTCGCCGTTCCGACAGAGCAGACAGTAGACAGAGGAATGATTCAAGGAATCGTACATGATTCCAAGGCGTGGCAGTTAGCTGAACCTGTCGGCAGTGCAGGACTTTTTTCTACTTTGAATGATGTGAATATGTTTGTTGCGGCATTTTTACTAAATCGTTTGCCTAATGGCCAGCCGATGTTTTCAGAAAGTCTTTATGCAAGTATACTAACAACAAATTATTTCAATCGTACGTTTGGTTGGGAGAAAAAAATGAACAGTTCGGGACAATGGTTTCTCTATCATACTGGATTTACTGGTACATCTATTGGTTTAAAGCCGTGTGAAGGAGAAGCACTTATTGTGTTGACTAATCGAATTCATCCAACACGAAACAATCAAGTATTTTTAGAACGTAGATCAGAATTATATAGCAAGTATTTTTAA
- the murQ gene encoding N-acetylmuramic acid 6-phosphate etherase, giving the protein MKLDELTTESRNQASMNIDQLSTIDMVKIMNQEDQKVALAVEKVLPEIAQAIEQAAERYQKGGRLIYCGAGTSGRLGTLDAIELTPTYSVSPDKAFGLIAGGTDAMFHAVEGAEDSKELAEADLKKHHLTKEDVVIAIAASGRTPYAIGAVEYAKQVGALTVSVSCNASSEMNNIAAVGIAPVVGPEVITGSTRMKAGTAQKMVLNMFSTGIMVKTGKVYQNLMVNVQPTNEKLIQRSINIIHDATGIDLLGAKEYLDKAEQHVAEAIVMIRGNIELDEAKRLLEKHNQRISDVLKDLE; this is encoded by the coding sequence ATGAAACTGGACGAGTTAACAACCGAATCGCGGAATCAAGCGAGTATGAATATCGATCAGTTATCAACGATCGATATGGTAAAAATAATGAACCAAGAAGATCAAAAGGTCGCCTTGGCTGTCGAAAAAGTTCTTCCAGAAATTGCTCAGGCTATTGAACAAGCGGCAGAGCGCTATCAAAAAGGTGGTCGTTTGATTTATTGTGGTGCAGGAACTTCCGGACGTTTAGGAACGTTAGATGCAATTGAGTTGACGCCTACGTATAGTGTGTCACCAGACAAAGCGTTTGGTCTAATTGCAGGTGGCACAGATGCGATGTTCCATGCAGTGGAAGGAGCCGAAGATTCAAAAGAGTTAGCTGAAGCGGACTTAAAGAAGCACCATTTAACAAAAGAAGATGTTGTGATTGCCATAGCGGCTAGCGGAAGAACCCCTTACGCGATTGGTGCAGTGGAGTATGCAAAGCAAGTAGGAGCATTGACAGTTTCAGTTAGCTGCAATGCTTCTAGTGAAATGAATAATATAGCAGCGGTAGGAATTGCGCCAGTTGTAGGACCGGAAGTGATTACAGGTTCTACGAGAATGAAAGCGGGTACAGCTCAAAAAATGGTGCTGAATATGTTTTCTACAGGAATTATGGTCAAAACGGGGAAGGTTTATCAGAACTTAATGGTCAATGTTCAACCAACGAATGAAAAACTAATCCAACGCTCAATCAATATTATTCATGATGCAACAGGCATTGATCTATTGGGTGCTAAAGAATATCTCGACAAAGCTGAACAGCATGTGGCAGAGGCCATTGTCATGATTAGAGGAAACATTGAATTGGACGAAGCAAAGAGACTATTGGAAAAACATAACCAGAGAATTTCTGACGTATTAAAAGACCTTGAGTAA
- a CDS encoding MurR/RpiR family transcriptional regulator: MDAIKIIRQKYKDFSKVNRKIADYILKDPTLVLSLTANEIASNSGTSPASVTRFSKSLTFDSWEELKLAIAAKQGADNAPKMIDPIIAVDDSIDTLCAKVGTLLNNSIEDLFDLIDKQALERSIESIKKAESIYLIGIGSSALTAQDLYHKFNRAGKRAIFNQDVHMQFEFLNYAKPNDVLIAISYSGMSKEVLVACEIARHKQLKVIFITRNEQQRIKDLSDEVLRVPSNEHLLRVGAIASIASTMAVGDVLYLGSIQDDLETTIEKNMLDTRKLVEKLKEK; this comes from the coding sequence ATGGATGCAATAAAGATTATTCGACAAAAATACAAAGATTTTTCTAAGGTGAATCGGAAAATCGCTGATTATATATTGAAAGATCCAACCTTGGTTCTTTCTTTAACGGCAAATGAAATTGCATCCAATAGCGGAACATCACCAGCTTCTGTCACTCGATTTTCTAAATCACTAACTTTTGATAGTTGGGAAGAGTTAAAATTAGCTATTGCAGCGAAACAAGGAGCAGATAATGCACCGAAAATGATTGATCCGATTATTGCAGTTGATGACTCCATTGATACGTTATGTGCAAAGGTTGGAACGTTATTGAATAATTCAATTGAAGATTTGTTTGACTTGATTGATAAACAAGCACTAGAACGATCGATTGAATCCATAAAAAAAGCTGAATCAATTTATTTGATTGGGATCGGTTCTTCTGCACTAACCGCACAAGACCTATATCATAAATTTAATCGTGCGGGCAAACGAGCGATATTTAATCAGGATGTTCATATGCAATTTGAGTTTTTAAATTATGCTAAGCCCAATGATGTATTGATCGCTATTTCATATAGTGGGATGTCAAAAGAAGTGTTAGTTGCTTGTGAAATCGCTCGCCACAAGCAATTGAAGGTGATTTTCATTACAAGAAACGAGCAGCAACGAATAAAGGACTTAAGTGATGAAGTGCTGCGGGTTCCTTCAAATGAACATTTATTAAGAGTAGGTGCGATTGCTTCGATTGCTTCCACAATGGCGGTAGGAGATGTTTTGTATTTAGGCTCTATTCAAGACGATCTAGAAACAACTATAGAAAAAAATATGTTAGATACACGGAAATTAGTAGAGAAACTGAAGGAAAAGTAG